One segment of Nostoc flagelliforme CCNUN1 DNA contains the following:
- the psaX gene encoding photosystem I protein PsaX, with protein MTAKTTKNLPVADSGAKPPYAFRTGWALFLLAINFLVAAYYFHIIE; from the coding sequence ATGACTGCAAAAACGACGAAGAATTTACCAGTTGCCGACAGTGGAGCTAAACCTCCCTACGCCTTTCGCACAGGCTGGGCACTGTTCTTGTTAGCTATCAATTTTTTGGTGGCAGCCTACTATTTCCACATTATTGAGTAG
- the larE gene encoding ATP-dependent sacrificial sulfur transferase LarE: MMLTEKFEQLRALFQEMEQALIAYSGGVDSTLVAKIAYDALGDRALAVTAVSPSLLPEELEDAKIQAATIGIGHKIVQTHEMENPNYTSNPVNRCYFCKSELHDTLKPLALQLGYPYVVDGVNADDLHDYRPGIQAAKERGARSPLAEVGVTKVEVRQLSQQLGLPWWDKPAQPCLSSRFPYGEEITVAKLQRVGRAEIFLRKLGWQNLRVRSEGDTARIELASEQIKEFVLTTDLQKIVSAFQDFGFIYVTLDLEGYRSGKLNQVLNREVLSVKL, encoded by the coding sequence ATGATGCTAACAGAAAAATTTGAGCAATTAAGAGCCTTATTTCAAGAAATGGAGCAGGCATTGATTGCCTACTCTGGGGGCGTTGATAGTACTTTGGTTGCCAAAATTGCTTATGATGCGTTGGGCGATCGCGCTTTGGCTGTAACAGCTGTTTCTCCTTCGCTGTTACCAGAAGAGTTGGAAGACGCCAAAATTCAAGCTGCAACTATTGGGATTGGGCATAAAATCGTCCAGACTCACGAGATGGAAAATCCCAATTACACCTCTAACCCTGTTAATCGCTGTTATTTTTGCAAGAGTGAATTGCACGATACTCTCAAACCTTTAGCTTTACAGTTGGGTTATCCCTATGTAGTAGATGGGGTAAATGCCGATGATTTGCATGATTATCGCCCAGGAATTCAGGCGGCGAAAGAGAGAGGGGCGCGATCACCTTTAGCAGAAGTGGGTGTCACCAAAGTTGAAGTTCGGCAACTTTCGCAACAACTCGGTTTACCTTGGTGGGATAAACCTGCTCAACCTTGTCTCAGTTCGCGGTTTCCTTATGGTGAAGAGATTACTGTAGCTAAGTTACAACGAGTTGGTAGAGCAGAAATTTTCTTAAGAAAGCTAGGTTGGCAGAATTTGCGCGTGCGATCGGAAGGAGACACAGCACGCATTGAATTGGCATCAGAACAAATTAAAGAGTTTGTGTTAACTACGGATTTACAGAAAATAGTTTCTGCATTTCAGGATTTCGGATTTATTTACGTAACCCTAGATTTAGAAGGTTATCGTAGCGGTAAGTTAAATCAGGTTTTGAATAGGGAAGTCTTGAGCGTTAAATTATAA
- a CDS encoding response regulator, giving the protein MASNKILVIDDTTVVRVKVREMLPPGNFEVLEAKDGLEGLNFILQEKLSLIMLDFLLPKMSGWEVFQKVQADPELRKIPLVIMSGRKEEVTEKITEPFEYFEFLGKPFDQKQLINAIKLAMTKAKQPRPELVPVGAAVSVKNGTLSTSSVATATVATPSAASTVMPTAASNATPSAANTAMPTAASNATPSAEEASNAEINALNEKIVKMQAEIDGLKKQLTQVVTFIKQKIK; this is encoded by the coding sequence GTGGCAAGCAACAAAATTTTAGTTATCGATGACACTACAGTTGTCAGGGTAAAAGTACGAGAAATGTTGCCTCCGGGCAATTTTGAGGTACTGGAAGCAAAAGATGGTTTGGAAGGACTAAATTTCATTCTTCAGGAAAAACTCAGCCTGATTATGCTGGATTTCCTGTTGCCTAAAATGAGTGGCTGGGAGGTTTTCCAGAAAGTTCAAGCCGATCCGGAATTAAGGAAAATTCCTTTGGTGATCATGTCTGGTCGCAAGGAAGAGGTGACTGAGAAAATCACAGAACCCTTTGAATACTTTGAATTTCTGGGTAAGCCTTTTGATCAGAAGCAACTAATTAACGCAATTAAGTTAGCTATGACCAAGGCGAAACAGCCACGCCCAGAACTAGTGCCAGTAGGAGCAGCAGTAAGTGTCAAAAATGGCACACTTTCGACTTCTAGTGTAGCCACTGCTACGGTAGCAACCCCTAGTGCTGCAAGTACTGTGATGCCTACGGCGGCAAGCAACGCAACTCCTAGTGCTGCAAATACTGCGATGCCTACGGCGGCAAGCAACGCAACTCCTAGTGCCGAGGAAGCCTCCAACGCAGAAATTAATGCATTGAATGAGAAAATTGTCAAAATGCAAGCTGAAATCGATGGCTTGAAGAAACAGCTAACTCAGGTAGTGACCTTTATTAAACAAAAAATCAAGTAG
- the hrmK gene encoding hybrid histidine kinase/response regulator HrmK has product MQQYSSLSDQNSQIDTRPKPLTTIQQLRAKLWLESSLNQLQSRLNDCLLSACKTVPQAGAAEAEIFQTVVNEINSAVNSSNLALIDCAVGIALFEPQETVATVCYVSCSLSSNSQPLFLELLTAEKKLLLRLQEVIQLEDLQQLENQQPPSAWRLADDSGNVMGWLIIAATPLNSARDSLIESLAQLRSQLMARSAKHCTTALVQLRQILSWQQQYQHLSNFNQQLERTNQLKNQFLANTSHEIRTPLSSIIGFTHLLLAQGYEPSKERQQEYLNIIQSSGKHLLALINDILDLSKIEANQLEVQWETIDVPMLCSNLFALVKEKGANKGLKLLLKLDPDITTLVADPLRLKQMLLNLLFNALKFTSKGSVGLEVASNGLFVYFTVWDTGTGISQEDQAQLFEPYFQIAKAVAVGGEGTGLGLAVTRKLAQIHGGSVNVESEVNCGSRFTLVLPFKQEVGVGGDEEAEEAGGAGGAGGAGEAGGVGEEKSSSPPLPFTPNSSVDILLVENDLPNANLMQIYLRKLGYQVTWVKNAAEMWEALAQLDPVVILMDVHLPDGNGLKLVQQLRENRQYQTIPVIVQTAMAMKGDRETCLEAGVNDYISKPIDLPLLASLVAKYSKPPT; this is encoded by the coding sequence ATGCAGCAGTACTCAAGCTTATCAGACCAGAACTCACAGATAGATACAAGGCCAAAACCTTTGACAACAATTCAGCAACTTCGCGCCAAGTTGTGGCTGGAGAGCAGCTTGAACCAGTTGCAAAGTCGCCTTAATGATTGCCTGCTTTCTGCTTGTAAAACTGTCCCACAGGCAGGAGCCGCAGAAGCAGAAATTTTCCAAACTGTAGTCAACGAGATTAACAGTGCTGTCAACAGCAGTAATTTGGCGCTTATAGATTGTGCCGTAGGCATCGCTTTGTTTGAACCACAAGAAACTGTTGCCACAGTTTGCTATGTTTCTTGTTCTCTATCTTCAAACTCACAACCTTTATTTCTAGAATTGCTGACAGCAGAAAAAAAGCTGCTGTTGAGATTGCAAGAGGTTATACAACTTGAAGATTTGCAGCAGCTTGAAAATCAACAACCACCGAGCGCTTGGCGGTTAGCTGATGATTCTGGCAACGTCATGGGCTGGCTAATTATCGCCGCAACGCCCCTAAACTCTGCTCGTGATTCGCTCATAGAATCACTTGCTCAACTCAGATCACAATTGATGGCAAGGTCTGCCAAGCATTGTACTACAGCCTTGGTACAACTTAGACAGATCCTGTCTTGGCAGCAACAATATCAACATTTAAGTAACTTTAATCAACAATTGGAGCGTACCAATCAACTGAAAAATCAGTTTTTGGCAAACACCAGCCACGAAATTCGCACACCGCTTAGTTCTATTATTGGGTTTACCCACCTGCTTTTAGCCCAAGGGTACGAACCAAGTAAAGAACGCCAGCAAGAGTATTTAAATATCATTCAGTCTAGCGGCAAGCACTTGCTAGCTCTGATTAATGATATTTTGGATCTCTCTAAAATTGAAGCAAATCAGCTGGAGGTGCAGTGGGAAACAATTGATGTGCCAATGCTATGTAGCAATCTTTTCGCACTGGTGAAAGAGAAAGGCGCTAATAAGGGTTTGAAACTCCTTCTAAAACTTGACCCCGATATCACAACCCTAGTAGCTGACCCCTTGCGACTCAAGCAAATGCTGTTGAATTTACTCTTCAATGCCCTAAAATTCACCAGCAAAGGAAGTGTTGGCCTAGAGGTTGCTTCCAACGGTCTATTTGTGTATTTTACAGTTTGGGATACTGGCACTGGCATTTCCCAAGAAGACCAGGCTCAACTATTTGAACCCTATTTCCAAATTGCCAAGGCTGTCGCTGTTGGTGGTGAAGGTACTGGTTTGGGTTTAGCAGTGACTCGGAAACTTGCCCAAATTCACGGTGGTTCTGTGAACGTGGAATCTGAAGTAAATTGCGGTTCCCGTTTTACCCTTGTACTTCCCTTTAAGCAAGAAGTGGGAGTGGGGGGAGATGAGGAAGCAGAGGAAGCAGGGGGAGCAGGGGGAGCAGGGGGAGCAGGGGAAGCAGGGGGAGTAGGGGAAGAAAAATCCTCCTCACCTCCTTTGCCTTTCACCCCTAATTCTTCTGTAGATATTTTGCTGGTAGAAAATGATTTACCCAACGCTAACTTGATGCAAATTTATCTACGTAAATTGGGATATCAGGTGACTTGGGTTAAGAATGCTGCCGAGATGTGGGAAGCTTTAGCACAGTTAGACCCAGTGGTGATTTTGATGGATGTTCATCTGCCAGATGGAAATGGTCTTAAGTTGGTACAGCAGCTGCGAGAAAATCGGCAATATCAGACGATTCCGGTAATTGTTCAAACAGCAATGGCAATGAAAGGCGATCGCGAAACTTGTCTAGAAGCTGGAGTAAATGACTATATTTCTAAACCAATTGATTTACCACTTTTAGCCAGTCTGGTGGCTAAATACAGCAAACCGCCAACCTAA
- a CDS encoding CobW family GTP-binding protein, with the protein MVADVINNSVPVTVLTGYLGAGKTTLLNHILTYEHGKKVAVIVNEFGEVGIDNQLIIDADEEIFEMNNGCICCTVRGDLIRIIGNLMKRRDKFDHLVIETTGLADPAPVIQTFFVDEDLQSQLSLDAVVTVVDAKHISQHWDADEAQEQIAFADVILLNKTDLVAPEELNELEKRIRAMNAIAKIYRTQNSELGMDALLGVKAFDLDRALEIDPDFLGEDAHVHDETVFSVALVEAGAVDGEKLNTWLSELLRTQGPDIFRMKGILNIAGEDNRFVFQGVHMIFDGKPDRPWKPSETPKNELVFIGRNLDAAQLKQNFLACLA; encoded by the coding sequence ATGGTGGCTGACGTAATCAACAATTCAGTTCCCGTTACTGTTCTTACAGGCTATTTGGGAGCAGGTAAAACGACTCTACTCAATCACATCCTCACCTACGAACACGGCAAAAAAGTTGCTGTGATTGTCAATGAATTTGGGGAAGTGGGTATTGATAATCAATTGATTATCGATGCAGATGAAGAAATTTTTGAAATGAATAATGGCTGTATCTGTTGTACAGTGCGCGGCGATTTAATTCGCATCATTGGCAATTTGATGAAGCGACGCGATAAATTTGACCATTTAGTAATTGAAACAACTGGATTAGCCGATCCTGCACCAGTGATTCAAACATTTTTTGTTGATGAAGATTTGCAAAGCCAACTGTCTTTAGATGCAGTGGTGACAGTCGTAGATGCCAAGCACATCTCGCAGCACTGGGATGCAGACGAAGCACAAGAACAGATTGCCTTTGCCGATGTAATTTTACTTAATAAAACCGATTTGGTAGCGCCTGAAGAGTTAAATGAATTAGAAAAACGGATTCGGGCGATGAATGCGATCGCAAAAATTTACCGTACTCAAAATTCTGAACTCGGAATGGATGCTTTATTAGGTGTAAAAGCCTTTGATTTAGATCGTGCATTAGAAATTGATCCAGATTTCTTAGGCGAAGATGCCCACGTACACGATGAAACTGTCTTTTCTGTAGCTTTAGTAGAAGCAGGTGCAGTTGATGGAGAAAAATTAAACACTTGGCTTTCGGAGTTACTACGTACCCAAGGTCCAGATATTTTTCGGATGAAAGGCATTTTAAATATTGCTGGAGAAGATAATCGATTTGTATTCCAAGGAGTACACATGATATTTGATGGGAAACCCGACCGCCCCTGGAAACCAAGTGAAACCCCCAAAAACGAACTAGTCTTCATCGGTCGCAACCTTGATGCAGCCCAACTAAAGCAAAATTTTCTCGCTTGTCTAGCGTAA
- the lipA gene encoding lipoyl synthase, which produces MISSQQAELKSEIMAMPSWLRRPIGKASEISTVQRIIKQRQIHTICEEGRCPNRGECYAQKTATFLLMGPTCTRSCAFCQVDKGHAPMPLDLEEPQKVAQAVQLLGLRYVVLTSVARDDLPDQGAGHFVDTIATIRQLNPETQIEVLTPDFWGGAGVGESGQRQRIAMIVKAKPVCFNHNIETVKRLTGPVRRGAKYDRSLSVLAMVKEIDPTIPTKSGLMLGHGETLDEVVETMADLRAVGCDRLTIGQYMRPTLEHLPVQKYWTPEEFDQLGRLAWEMGFNHVRSGPLVRSSYHAGEEGVGSGE; this is translated from the coding sequence ATGATTTCGTCACAACAAGCCGAACTAAAGTCTGAAATTATGGCAATGCCTAGCTGGTTGCGTCGTCCTATTGGCAAAGCCAGTGAAATCTCTACCGTACAACGCATTATTAAGCAGCGCCAAATTCACACGATTTGCGAAGAAGGGCGCTGTCCCAACCGGGGGGAATGCTATGCCCAAAAAACTGCAACTTTCTTACTAATGGGGCCTACATGTACACGCTCTTGTGCTTTCTGTCAAGTAGATAAAGGTCATGCACCAATGCCTCTTGATTTAGAGGAACCTCAAAAGGTAGCCCAGGCGGTGCAGCTTTTGGGATTGCGTTATGTGGTGCTGACTTCTGTAGCCCGTGATGACTTGCCGGATCAGGGCGCAGGGCACTTTGTAGACACGATCGCGACTATCCGCCAATTGAACCCAGAAACTCAAATTGAAGTACTGACCCCTGATTTTTGGGGTGGTGCTGGTGTTGGGGAATCAGGTCAACGCCAGCGAATAGCCATGATTGTAAAAGCCAAACCAGTTTGTTTCAATCACAATATCGAGACAGTAAAACGGTTAACTGGGCCAGTGCGCCGGGGAGCCAAATACGATCGCTCCCTTTCGGTACTAGCTATGGTCAAAGAAATCGATCCGACAATTCCCACCAAATCAGGTTTGATGCTGGGACACGGAGAAACACTTGATGAAGTCGTTGAAACAATGGCTGATCTAAGGGCTGTGGGGTGCGATCGCTTGACTATCGGGCAGTATATGCGTCCAACTCTTGAACATCTGCCAGTCCAAAAATATTGGACTCCAGAGGAATTCGATCAACTCGGCAGATTAGCATGGGAAATGGGATTCAACCATGTTCGTTCTGGGCCTCTGGTTCGCAGTTCCTATCATGCTGGAGAGGAGGGAGTGGGGAGTGGGGAGTAG
- a CDS encoding WD40 repeat domain-containing protein, with protein MNSTTSKSKEFEQHYSGTLSDYVTAIAWSPQGKTLAATSAAGEVVLWNDGELTTLQTSNGKSVDCLAFSPDGKFLAVGGQDGQVKIWRETELIATLKNAPAWVDKLAWNYTSNQLAFSLGRYVQVWDADTREIVVTLNFDNSSVLGIDWRIDGQYLAISGYKGVKIWHSQSWDEEPYNLDMTTVSVAMAWSPDGKFLASGNMDRSVTVLEWNNPDPWVMRGFPGKIRQLAWSEATTKLGAPILASSSVEGIVVWEKLEDDSLGWEARVLTNHVGVINAIAFAPKSFLLASAAADGWLCLWNKAKEVSQIITGVSAGFSSLAWHPQGKLLAAGGEQGELVVWSKVLRGQGFGRS; from the coding sequence ATGAACTCCACAACCAGCAAATCTAAGGAATTTGAACAACACTATTCGGGGACACTTTCAGATTATGTAACTGCGATCGCTTGGTCGCCACAAGGTAAAACTTTAGCAGCAACTTCCGCCGCAGGGGAAGTTGTTTTGTGGAATGATGGCGAACTCACAACCTTACAAACTAGTAACGGTAAATCAGTAGACTGTCTAGCCTTTTCGCCAGATGGGAAATTTTTAGCCGTTGGTGGACAAGATGGACAGGTGAAAATTTGGCGCGAGACTGAATTAATCGCCACCTTGAAAAATGCCCCCGCATGGGTTGACAAGCTAGCTTGGAATTACACTAGTAACCAACTAGCCTTTAGTTTGGGGCGTTACGTCCAAGTTTGGGATGCAGATACTCGTGAAATTGTCGTAACGCTGAATTTCGACAATTCTTCAGTATTGGGTATAGATTGGCGCATTGACGGACAATACTTAGCTATTAGTGGTTATAAAGGAGTCAAAATTTGGCATAGTCAAAGCTGGGATGAAGAACCATACAACCTAGATATGACTACCGTCAGTGTAGCGATGGCTTGGTCGCCCGATGGTAAATTCCTCGCTTCTGGCAACATGGATCGTAGTGTCACCGTTTTGGAATGGAACAACCCTGATCCTTGGGTAATGCGTGGCTTCCCTGGTAAAATTCGCCAATTGGCATGGTCAGAAGCTACCACGAAACTGGGTGCGCCAATACTGGCATCTTCTAGCGTTGAAGGTATTGTGGTTTGGGAAAAGCTAGAGGATGATTCGTTAGGCTGGGAAGCACGAGTATTAACAAATCATGTGGGCGTGATTAATGCGATCGCCTTTGCACCTAAAAGCTTCCTTCTCGCTTCTGCTGCTGCTGACGGCTGGTTGTGTTTGTGGAACAAAGCCAAAGAAGTATCCCAAATTATCACAGGTGTCTCAGCAGGATTTTCCAGCCTAGCTTGGCATCCCCAAGGCAAGTTACTGGCCGCAGGCGGTGAGCAGGGCGAATTAGTTGTATGGTCAAAGGTTTTGCGGGGTCAAGGATTTGGGCGTAGTTAA
- a CDS encoding branched-chain amino acid ABC transporter permease produces MDTQFAQLIVNGIAVGSIIALAAVGLTLTYGILRLSNFAHGDFLTLGAYLTWLINTIGVNIWLSMILAAGGTVAAMLLSEKLLWSKMRSIRATSTTLIIISIGLALFLRNGIIFIWGGKNQNYNLPVTPALDIAGLKVPQNQLLVLGLAVLAILALHYLLQNTKIGKAMRAVADDLDLARVSGINVDRVILWTWVIAGSLTSLGGSMYGLITAVRPNMGWFLILPLFASVILGGIGNPYGAIAAAFIIGIVQEISTPWLGSQYKQGVALLIMILVLLIRPKGLFKGTI; encoded by the coding sequence ATGGATACACAATTCGCTCAACTAATCGTTAATGGGATTGCGGTGGGGAGCATTATTGCTCTAGCGGCAGTCGGACTCACTCTTACCTACGGAATTTTACGGCTATCTAACTTTGCTCATGGTGATTTTCTAACTCTAGGAGCCTATCTAACCTGGCTGATAAACACTATTGGAGTTAATATTTGGCTGTCGATGATCCTGGCGGCGGGAGGAACAGTAGCAGCAATGCTGTTATCGGAAAAGTTACTGTGGTCAAAGATGCGCTCTATTCGTGCTACTTCCACTACGCTGATTATTATTTCTATCGGACTTGCCTTATTTCTTCGCAACGGCATTATTTTTATCTGGGGTGGCAAGAACCAAAATTATAATTTACCTGTTACGCCAGCTTTAGACATCGCGGGTTTAAAGGTGCCGCAAAATCAATTATTGGTATTGGGGTTGGCGGTGCTAGCAATTTTGGCGCTGCATTACCTGCTGCAAAATACCAAAATTGGTAAGGCGATGCGAGCAGTTGCTGACGATCTGGACTTAGCCAGGGTTTCAGGTATCAATGTTGACCGGGTAATTTTATGGACTTGGGTAATTGCTGGCAGTCTTACGTCCTTGGGTGGCAGTATGTATGGGCTGATTACAGCCGTGCGCCCGAATATGGGATGGTTCTTAATTTTACCATTATTTGCTTCAGTAATTCTTGGTGGGATTGGCAACCCTTACGGTGCGATCGCAGCAGCTTTTATCATTGGCATCGTCCAAGAAATCAGCACCCCTTGGCTGGGTTCACAGTACAAACAAGGTGTAGCACTGTTGATCATGATTTTGGTGCTGCTCATTCGCCCCAAAGGTTTATTCAAAGGAACGATTTGA
- a CDS encoding hybrid sensor histidine kinase/response regulator, which yields MNYKTDIKTLDLAENSLILVVDDTTTNLEIVFNILTNIGFDVITDNNGESAIKQVESRLPDLILLDVMMPGIDGFETCKRLKQNSATCDIPVIFMTADSDTDSKVKGLNIGAVDYITKPFHEEELLARIKTHLQLRNLTKNLEKRVAERTAALSSALKDLQESQLQLVQTEKMSALGELVAGVAHEINNPVGFIHGNLGHASVYFQDMINLINLYQQHYPNPVPEIQEEIAGIDLKYMLADLPNLISSMKEGVQRIRDISISLRNFSRADSYRKVSCNIHDGIDSTIMILKHRLKASEDHPDIQVIRDYEKLPEIECFIGQLNQVFMNLLANAIDALEESNVGRTYIEIEANPNQVLIQTSLTENKTYILIRIKDNGVGMSPDVQQKIFDHLFTTKAVGQGTGLGLSIARQIVVDKHGGSLEVNSAPGQGSEFIIKLPI from the coding sequence ATGAATTACAAGACAGATATAAAAACGCTTGATTTAGCAGAAAATAGTTTAATTTTAGTGGTAGATGATACTACTACAAATTTAGAAATTGTCTTTAACATATTAACTAACATAGGTTTTGACGTTATTACAGATAATAATGGAGAAAGTGCAATTAAGCAAGTTGAATCTAGACTCCCCGATTTGATTCTATTAGATGTAATGATGCCGGGTATAGATGGGTTTGAAACCTGCAAAAGACTGAAACAAAACTCAGCTACTTGTGATATTCCGGTAATTTTTATGACGGCGGATTCTGATACTGACAGTAAGGTAAAAGGTCTAAATATAGGGGCAGTTGATTACATTACCAAGCCTTTTCATGAAGAAGAATTATTAGCTAGAATTAAAACCCATCTTCAGTTACGAAATCTCACGAAAAATTTAGAAAAGCGAGTTGCAGAAAGGACAGCAGCGTTGTCTAGCGCATTAAAAGACTTACAAGAGTCTCAACTTCAGCTTGTACAGACAGAAAAAATGTCTGCCCTTGGTGAATTAGTAGCAGGAGTTGCTCATGAAATTAATAATCCAGTTGGTTTCATTCATGGCAATCTCGGACACGCTTCAGTATATTTCCAAGATATGATTAACCTCATTAATCTTTATCAGCAGCACTATCCAAATCCGGTTCCAGAAATTCAAGAGGAAATTGCAGGGATAGATTTGAAGTATATGCTTGCCGATCTACCTAATTTAATTTCCTCAATGAAAGAGGGTGTTCAGCGCATTCGCGACATTAGTATCAGTCTGAGAAACTTTTCTCGAGCAGATAGCTATCGCAAAGTTTCTTGCAACATTCATGATGGCATTGATAGCACAATCATGATTCTCAAACATCGCTTAAAAGCATCCGAAGATCATCCCGATATTCAGGTAATTAGAGATTATGAGAAGTTGCCAGAAATAGAATGCTTTATCGGACAACTAAATCAGGTATTTATGAACTTATTAGCTAATGCTATTGATGCTTTAGAGGAGTCTAATGTAGGACGCACCTATATTGAAATTGAAGCAAATCCCAATCAAGTTTTGATTCAGACTAGCCTCACTGAAAACAAAACATATATTTTGATTCGGATTAAAGATAATGGCGTGGGAATGTCACCTGATGTCCAGCAAAAAATATTTGATCATTTATTCACCACCAAGGCTGTGGGTCAAGGCACAGGATTAGGGTTATCAATTGCTCGTCAAATTGTTGTTGATAAACATGGAGGAAGTTTGGAAGTAAATTCAGCACCAGGACAAGGTTCAGAGTTCATCATTAAGCTTCCCATTTGA
- a CDS encoding NAD(P)H-quinone oxidoreductase subunit N, with translation MDFANIASQLNAGTILPEGIVILTLLGVLIVDLILGRTSARWIAYLAIAGLFASIVALYFQWDAPNPIGFTGSFNSDDLSIVFRGIIALSAIATILMSIRYVEQSGTALAEFLAILLSATLGGMFLSGASELVMIFISLETLSISSYLLTGYTKRDPRSNEAALKYLLIGASSTAVFLYGVSLLYGLSGGQTELSAIANGIATAKVGQSLGLVIALVFAIAGIGFKISAAPFHQWTPDVYEGAPTPVIAFLSVGSKAAGFALAIRLLTTAFPLVAEEWRFVFTALAVLSMILGNVVALAQTSMKRMLAYSSIAQAGFVMIGLIAGTQAGYASMIFYLLVYLFMNLCGFTCIILFSLRTGTDQIAEYSGLYQKDPLLTLGLSISLLSLGGIPPLAGFFGKIYLFWAGWQAGLYWLVLLGLVTTVVSIYYYIRVVKMMVVKEPHEMSDSVKNYPQVRWDLPGLRPLQVGLVVTLIATSIAGILSNPLFTLANNSISNTPILQATINTNVKAENPLLLPKLDSVSQSQPSVDSTAKI, from the coding sequence ATGGATTTTGCTAATATTGCATCCCAGCTAAACGCTGGAACGATTTTGCCAGAGGGGATTGTTATTCTCACCCTCTTGGGGGTTTTGATTGTTGATTTGATTTTGGGGCGTACATCCGCACGCTGGATTGCATATCTAGCGATCGCAGGTTTATTTGCTTCGATTGTCGCCCTATATTTTCAATGGGACGCTCCTAATCCCATCGGTTTTACCGGTAGCTTTAACAGTGATGACCTGAGCATCGTCTTTCGCGGTATTATTGCCTTGTCTGCGATCGCCACTATACTGATGTCAATTCGCTACGTTGAGCAGAGCGGCACCGCTTTAGCAGAATTTCTCGCTATTTTGCTGAGTGCTACTCTGGGAGGGATGTTTTTATCCGGGGCTAGTGAGTTGGTGATGATTTTCATCTCCCTAGAAACCCTGAGTATCTCTTCTTATCTGTTGACAGGTTATACCAAGCGTGACCCCCGCTCCAATGAAGCGGCGCTGAAATACTTGTTAATTGGCGCTTCCAGTACAGCAGTATTTTTGTACGGTGTATCACTGCTGTATGGACTATCTGGAGGACAAACTGAACTAAGTGCGATCGCTAATGGCATTGCCACAGCTAAAGTCGGCCAATCTTTAGGTTTAGTGATTGCGCTGGTTTTTGCGATCGCAGGTATTGGCTTCAAAATCTCCGCAGCACCCTTCCACCAGTGGACACCAGACGTTTACGAAGGCGCTCCCACCCCAGTCATCGCCTTTTTATCTGTCGGTTCCAAAGCAGCTGGGTTTGCCCTAGCCATCCGCTTGCTGACAACAGCCTTCCCCCTTGTTGCTGAAGAGTGGAGATTTGTCTTCACTGCTCTGGCCGTTCTGAGTATGATCTTGGGTAACGTAGTCGCCCTAGCCCAAACCAGTATGAAACGGATGCTAGCTTATTCATCCATTGCCCAAGCTGGGTTTGTGATGATTGGCTTGATTGCTGGTACACAGGCGGGCTATGCCAGTATGATATTCTACCTACTGGTTTACCTGTTCATGAACCTGTGCGGCTTTACCTGCATCATCCTGTTCTCACTGCGGACGGGAACTGACCAGATTGCTGAGTACTCTGGTTTATATCAAAAAGACCCACTCTTAACACTGGGCTTAAGTATCTCCCTGCTTTCCTTGGGTGGTATTCCACCATTGGCTGGGTTTTTCGGCAAGATTTACTTATTCTGGGCTGGTTGGCAAGCAGGTCTTTATTGGTTAGTCTTGCTGGGCTTAGTTACCACCGTCGTCTCCATCTACTACTACATTCGTGTAGTCAAAATGATGGTAGTCAAAGAACCCCATGAAATGTCCGACTCAGTGAAGAATTATCCACAAGTGCGTTGGGATTTGCCTGGGCTAAGACCTTTGCAGGTCGGGTTGGTGGTAACATTAATTGCCACTTCTATAGCAGGGATTTTGTCAAATCCACTGTTTACATTGGCGAACAATTCCATCTCCAATACCCCAATTTTGCAAGCAACAATCAACACTAATGTAAAAGCAGAAAATCCACTGCTTTTACCAAAGTTAGATTCGGTTAGTCAGTCTCAACCCTCAGTTGATTCTACCGCTAAGATTTAA